One window of Hymenobacter sp. BRD128 genomic DNA carries:
- a CDS encoding GNAT family N-acetyltransferase has protein sequence MKIEPLLPSQPGWAVYAAEAPAGQPPAAPRLPLAFEPFLFLTPAHQALQAHGQPVLALYLEDPTAGRTVAQFFVVPDGAGPGLARSPGQASFGGVQLAPGLPLAALHLLLDAAEAALRQRQQHTLEVRSYADCYDPAGAATQAEALRQRGYAEVLAEQNYYLTTARDYVTHLRPNERRALRKLQHTGLVIEQEPPLVLPWAYEFMQACRRERQQAPLSLSLERVQALFRAFPRQHVLLSVREPSGEWAALAVAIQASPGVLYNFYLASPLRLRKLSPALLLYQGLHTFAQATGCHLVDLGTSTLPSGRPNTSLLDFKRRLGGVGSWRLTWRKRL, from the coding sequence GTGAAAATCGAACCTCTCCTTCCGTCGCAGCCAGGCTGGGCCGTATACGCCGCCGAGGCCCCGGCCGGCCAACCGCCCGCTGCGCCGCGGCTGCCGCTGGCCTTCGAGCCCTTCCTGTTTCTGACACCGGCCCACCAGGCGCTGCAGGCGCACGGCCAGCCGGTGCTGGCGTTGTACCTTGAAGACCCCACCGCGGGCCGCACCGTGGCGCAGTTTTTTGTGGTGCCCGATGGGGCTGGGCCGGGCCTGGCGCGCTCGCCGGGGCAAGCCAGCTTTGGTGGGGTGCAGCTAGCCCCCGGCCTGCCCCTGGCGGCCCTGCACCTTCTGCTCGACGCGGCCGAAGCCGCCCTGCGCCAGCGCCAGCAGCACACGCTGGAAGTGCGGAGCTACGCCGATTGCTACGACCCGGCCGGGGCTGCCACCCAGGCCGAGGCGCTGCGCCAGCGGGGCTACGCAGAAGTGCTGGCCGAGCAAAATTATTACCTAACCACCGCGCGCGACTACGTGACCCACCTGCGGCCCAACGAGCGGCGTGCCCTGCGCAAGCTGCAGCACACGGGCCTGGTCATAGAGCAGGAGCCCCCGTTAGTGTTGCCCTGGGCCTACGAGTTTATGCAGGCCTGCCGCCGCGAGCGGCAGCAGGCCCCGCTATCGCTGTCCCTGGAGCGGGTGCAGGCTCTGTTTCGGGCTTTTCCGCGGCAGCACGTGCTGCTCTCAGTGCGCGAGCCGTCGGGCGAGTGGGCCGCGCTGGCCGTGGCCATTCAGGCTAGCCCCGGGGTGCTCTACAATTTTTACCTGGCGAGCCCCCTGCGGCTGCGCAAACTGAGCCCGGCGCTACTGCTCTACCAAGGCTTGCACACCTTTGCCCAAGCCACGGGCTGCCATTTAGTCGATTTAGGTACTTCGACGCTGCCGAGCGGCCGCCCCAATACCTCCCTGCTGGATTTTAAGCGGCGCCTTGGCGGTGTGGGCAGCTGGCGGCTGACTTGGCGGAAGCGGCTTTAG